A window from Mangifera indica cultivar Alphonso chromosome 2, CATAS_Mindica_2.1, whole genome shotgun sequence encodes these proteins:
- the LOC123208527 gene encoding norbelladine synthase-like codes for MQGLVAANTVVAATACSVWDVYGSLQVLTIINTYLPNVLGTVKVLEGDGHVGTLLNVTFPPGTPGVGYMKEKITKVVNEKRVKETETIEGGFLASGFKRYITQYKVIEKNYTSSIIRSTIKYEIDDKLANLTSLVNTNLVEVLAKTVGKYLTKIAPSPSPSPY; via the exons ATGCAGGGCCTTGTTGCAGCAAATACAGTGGTGGCAGCAACGGCTTGTTCGGTGTGGGATGTCTACGGCTCCCTTCAGGTCCTCACAATTATTAACACATATCTGCCAAACGTTCTTGGAACAGTAAAAGTCCTTGAAGGTGATGGACATGTTGGAACACTTCTAAACGTTACATTTCCACCAG GAACTCCTGGAGTTGGCTATATGAAAGAAAAGATCACAAAGGTTGTTAATGAGAAGCGTGTGAAGGAAACAGAAACCATTGAAGGAGGATTTTTAGCATCAGGGTTCAAGCGTTATATAACTCAATACAAAGTTattgagaaaaattatacaTCTAGTATTATAAGATCAACAATAAAGTATGAGATTGATGATAAGTTAGCAAATCTTACTTCTCTGGTCAACACCAATCTGGTGGAAGTACTTGCAAAAACCGTTGGAAAGTACCTGACCAAGATTGcaccttctccttctccttctccttacTAG